In Pseudoliparis swirei isolate HS2019 ecotype Mariana Trench chromosome 9, NWPU_hadal_v1, whole genome shotgun sequence, a genomic segment contains:
- the LOC130199596 gene encoding chondroitin proteoglycan 2-like, whose translation MCKLTLTAGLCVIIASLGLPGLATGAPANPCQGKADGNYAKPDDDNSFYQCVAGKTYVQPCPAGLVYSVSKDACDYPAKSVIPVQGFCSGKADGNYAKPDDDNSFYQCVAGKTYVQPCPAGLVYSVSKDACDYPAKSVIPVQGFCSGKADGNYAKPDDDNSFYQCVAGKTYVQPCPAGLVYSVSKDACDYPAKSVIPVQGFCSGKADGNYAKPDDDNSFYQCVAGNTYVQPCQAGLVYSVAKDACDYPAKSVITVQGFCSGKADGNYAKPDDDNSFYQCVAGNTYVQPCQAGLVYSVSKDACDYPAKSVIPVQGFCSGKADGNYAKPDDDNSFYQCVAGKTYVQPCPAGLVYSVSKDACDYPAKSVIPVQGFCSGKADGNYAKPDDDNSFYQCVAGKTYVQPCPAGLVYSVSKDACDYPAKSVITVQGFCSGKADGNYAKPDDDNSFYQCVAGNTYVQPCQAGLVYSVSKDACDYPTPGNALAQDQDPSPVLIFCVGKANGYYANPTDQHSFYQCHAGKSYLHPCPAGLVFNAAINVCDYPASPK comes from the exons ATGTGCAAGCTCACTCTAACTGCAG GTCTCTGCGTGATCATCGCCAGCTTGG GGTTACCTGGCCTTGCGACAGGAGCTCCTGCAAACCCCTGTCAAGGGAAAGCAGATGGGAACTACGCTAAGCCTGATGACgacaattctttttaccaatgtgtagctggaaaaacctacgtccaaccatgcccagcaggtttggtgtatagtgtatccaaagatgcctgtgactatcctgctAAATCTGTCATTCCAGTACAAGGATTCTGTAGTGGTAAAGCGGATGGGAACTACGCTAAGCCTGATGACgacaattctttttaccaatgtgtagctggaaaaacctacgtccaaccatgcccagcaggtttggtgtatagtgtatccaaagatgcctgtgactatcctgctAAATCTGTCATTCCAGTACAAGGATTCTGTAGTGGTAAAGCGGATGGGAACTACGCTAAGCCTGATGACgacaattctttttaccaatgtgtagctggaaaaacctacgtccaaccatgcccagcaggtttggtgtatagtgtatccaaagatgcctgtgactatcctgctAAATCTGTCATTCCAGTACAAGGATTCTGTAGTGGTAAAGCGGATGGGAACTACGCTAAGCCTGATGACgacaattctttttaccaatgtgtagctggaaatacctacgtccaaccatgccaagcaggtttggtgtatagtgtagccaaagatgcctgtgactatcctgctAAATCTGTCATTACAGTACAAGGATTCTGTAGTGGTAAAGCGGATGGGAACTACGCTAAGCCTGATGACgacaattctttttaccaatgtgtagctggaaatacctacgtccaaccatgccaagcaggtttggtgtatagtgtatccaaagatgcctgtgactatcctgctAAATCTGTCATTCCAGTACAAGGATTCTGTAGTGGTAAAGCGGATGGGAACTACGCTAAGCCTGATGACgacaattctttttaccaatgtgtagctggaaaaacctacgtccaaccatgcccagcaggtttggtgtatagtgtatccaaagatgcctgtgactatcctgctAAATCTGTCATTCCAGTACAAGGATTCTGTAGTGGTAAAGCGGATGGGAACTACGCTAAGCCTGATGACgacaattctttttaccaatgtgtagctggaaaaacctacgtccaaccatgcccagcaggtttggtgtatagtgtatccaaagatgcctgtgactatcctgctAAATCTGTCATTACAGTACAAGGATTCTGTAGTGGTAAAGCGGATGGGAACTACGCTAAGCCTGATGACgacaattctttttaccaatgtgtagctggaaatacctacgtccaaccatgccaagcaggtttggtgtatagtgtatccaaagatgcctgtgactatcctACTCCTGGTAATGCTCTTGCTCAAGATCAAGATCCCAGTCCAGTTCTAATATTCTGTGTCGGTAAAGCAAATGGGTACTATGCTAACCCTACTGACCAAcattctttttaccaatgtcATGCTGGAAAATCCTACCTCCATCCATGCCCAGCCGGTTTGGTGTTTAATGCAGCCATAAATGTATGTGACTATCCTGCTTCACCCAAGTAG